CCGGTCGTCAGATCGACGATGGTGACCGACAGGATCTGGTTGCTGGTGAAGTCGACGTTGATGATCTGGCGATACCAGTGGTTGGTGTCCAGGTTCTGCCACGCCGGGCCGGGCGACAGGTTGTTCGTCGCGGTGCCGGCGGAATCAAAGACGTTGAACTCGGCCTTGAATCCGGCCGACGGATCGGTCAGGTCGATGAAATTGTTCAGCGCGATGAAGGACTTGTAAGTCCCCGCGGCCGCGCCATCGCTCTGGAGCGAGAAGCTCGAAAGGTTCAGGGCCGAGTCGCCCGCGCCGTCGAAGTTCGCCGCCATGTCGTAGGCGATGGTGTACGTGCCGCCACCGAAGTCGAAGTCCTTCTGGGCCCGGGCGAACGACGTGCCGCCGCTGCTGCGGCCGCCGATGAACTGGTTGCCACCGACCGGGTTCTGAGACAGGCCCAGGGTGTTGCCGGCGTAGGTGTACACGCCGTGCTCGATGCCCGTGGCCACCGGCTGATACCAGCCCTCGACCCCGACGAACGAAGAACCGGCGGCCGAACCCGTGAAGTTCGGCTGCTCGAACCCGCTGATCAACTGGGCATGCGCGGCGCTGGCGACGCACAGCCCGACGGACGCAATCGCGATTCTGGTCATGATCTGCATGTCTCGCTCCTCAACAAGCAAGCGGCTACCGCGCCCCCTCCTAAAGGGCTGCGGGCCAACATGATCATGACAGGAATCGCTCGTATTGACAAGACCATTTTCCAGCACTTTCCTTGCATTCTCGAAAAGTAGGATTCTGAAAGGTCTCAATAACGGGTTTCGCGGGCCGCCAGACGCCCTATTTCCCCCGCCTTAACAAATTCCTCAATCAGATGACTTGAGTTATTGGACAATGCAGTCCCGACGAGATCTCTATCCTGGGGCCTTCTACCCAGGCGCAACATGAAAAGACCCCCGGGCCTGGTGGCGGGCCCGGGGGCGGGTGGCGATCATCGGGACCGGGTGGTGGCGAGCCCGCCGGAAAGAAGGGGGCGGGCGTGATCCCGACGATCTGTGGGAGAGAAGGAGGCCTTCAGGCCGGCGCTGTCGTGCGCCGGCATCCGGTCATTAGCTGCATCCCATGCTGTTGCCGCAGTTCAGGCACTTGTAGCAGGTGCCGTTGCGGACGGTGATGGTGCCGCACACGTCGCAGGCGGGCGCGTCGGCCATGCTCTCGAGCATCGAGGACAGCTGGGCCGCCTCGCCGGTCTTGGCTTGGGCC
This portion of the Phycisphaerales bacterium genome encodes:
- a CDS encoding VPLPA-CTERM sorting domain-containing protein, translated to MTRIAIASVGLCVASAAHAQLISGFEQPNFTGSAAGSSFVGVEGWYQPVATGIEHGVYTYAGNTLGLSQNPVGGNQFIGGRSSGGTSFARAQKDFDFGGGTYTIAYDMAANFDGAGDSALNLSSFSLQSDGAAAGTYKSFIALNNFIDLTDPSAGFKAEFNVFDSAGTATNNLSPGPAWQNLDTNHWYRQIINVDFTSNQILSVTIVDLTTGMSSTANPDGWFMTGGSGSLLDQPTAMRFFVGGSDGNIMGWDNLYVVPAPASLLAFAGMAGLASMRRRR